Genomic segment of Streptococcus australis:
TAAAATTGGGTGACTACAAAAACCTTGAAGTATCAGTAGATGTAGAAAAAGAAGTAACAGACGCTGACGTTGAAGAACGTATCGAACGTGAACGCAACAACTTGGCTGAATTGGTTATCAAGGAAGCTGCTGCTGAAAATGGTGACACTGTTGTCATTGACTTCGTTGGTTCTATCGACGGTGTTGAATTTGATGGCGGAAAAGGTGAAAACTTCTCACTTGGACTTGGTTCAGGTCAATTCATCCCTGGTTTCGAAGACCAATTGGTTGGACACTCAGCTGGCGAAACTGTTGATGTTATCGTAACATTCCCAGAAGATTACCAAGCAGAAGACCTTGCAGGTAAAGAAGCTAAATTCGTAACAACTATCCACGAAGTCAAAGCTAAAGAAGTTCCAGCTCTTGACGATGAACTTGCAAAAGATATCGACGAAGAAGTGGAAACACTTGCTGAACTGAAAGAAAAATACCGCAAGGAATTGGCTGCTGCTAAAGAAGAAGCATACAAAGATGCAGTAGAAGGTGCAGCAATCGATAAAGCTGTAGAAAACGCTGAAATCGTAGAACTTCCAGAAGAAATGATCCACGAAGAAGTTCACCGCTCAGTAAACGAATTCCTTGGAAACTTGCAACGTCAAGGTATCAACCCTGACATGTACTTCCAAATCACTGGAACTACTCAAGAAGACCTTCACAAACAATACGAAGCAGAAGCTGAGTCACGTACTAAGACTAACCTTGTAATCGAAGCAGTTGCCAAGGCTGAAGGATTTGACGCTTCTGAAGAAGAAATCCAAAAAGAAATCGAGCAATTGGCTGCAGATTACAACATGGAAGTGGCACAAGTTCAAAACTTGCTTTCAGCTGATATGTTGAAACACGATATCGCAATCAAAAAAGCTGTTGAATTGATCACAAGCACAGCAACAGTAAAATAATCTTAAAAGATAAAAAGCCCACCTGATTTGGTGGGTTTTCTGATGGTCTATTTTCCAAAAATCTCTTTGAGATCTGCGTCTGTAATCCCAATCATGGCTGGGATACTAGACCAGTTTTCCTCAGTGAGAATGTAGGATAGAGGAGAATCCTCTTGATTTGTTGTTTCGCTAGGAGCTGGGCTGGTTTGGTCGATCGAATCGACCAGATCTTTAAAGCGTTCAATCAGATAGGTCTTACGGGCAGTTCCGATATGTTTGACTGCATAGTCAAAGGCCTGTAATTCACCTAGTAGGATGAGCTTGCTCTTAGCCCGTGTAATAGCCGTATAGATGAGATTGCGTTCCAACATGCGCTTGCTAGCACTGGTGATGGGTAGGATGACAACGGGAAACTCACTTCCCTGCGACTTGTGGATACTCATGGCATAGGCCAGTCGAATCTTGTACCACTCGTTTCGTGGATAGATGACCTCATTGCCATCAAAATTAATCATGATCTCGTCTTGTTTGGACTCGGTGTATTTTCCAGAAATCAAATCTGTGATGTAGCCTAGGTCTCCATTAAAGACATTGACTTCAGCGTCGTTGACTAGGTGAATGACCTTGTCTCTAGTTCGATAGTGACACTGAGTTGCTTCAAAGCTCACTTGGTCTTTTTGTGGAGGATTGAGCAGATCTTGCATGAGTTGGTTGATGGCATCAATACCAGCAGTTCCTCGATACATAGGCGCCAGAACTTGAATATCGCGAGCTGGGATGCCACTTCTGAGGGCGGCGCCAAGAATTTTCTCAATGGTTGCAGGGATATGGCTACTCATGATTTCAAAGTAGGAGCGGTCTGCCTTTTTCTGAGTGAAGTCTGCTGGCAAGATGCCTTGTCGAATCTGGCTAGCCAAGGTGACGATAGTTGATTCCTCACTCTGACGATAAATCTTTTCCAAGCGAGTCTGCGGAATCAGAGGTATCTGGAGAAGGTCAGCTAGGACTTGTCCAGGACTGACAGAAGGTAGCTGGTCGCTATCACCCACGATGAGGATTTTACTGTTTGAGGAGATGTTGGAGAAAAGTTCGTTGGCTAGCCAAGTATCCACCATGGAAAACTCATCTACAATGACAAAATCGGCATCAAGATAATCTTCCAGATGGCTGGTATCATCGTCACCCGTCATTCCCAAGTGGCGGTGTATGGTCGCGCTAGGCAAGCCTGTTAATTCATTCATGCGACGAGCTGCTCGACCAGTTGGTGCAGCAAGAAGAATGGGCAGGTTGCTTTTTTTCCTGAGGTCAAGTCCTTCTAAGATGGCATAGACAGCGATAATCCCATTGATAACAGTCGTCTTACCAGTACCAGGTCCACCTGTTAGAATAAAGACCTTGTTCTGGATGGCATCACAGATAGCCTGTTTTTGGATGCTATCGTATTGGATACCCAGTTCTTCCTCAACACTAGCGATATGCTTTTGAATGATTTCTAAATCATAGTTCTTTTTCTTTCCTTTTTCAAGGATACGAACCAAGTGACTGCGGATGCCTTCTTCAGCGAAAAAGAGGCTATTATCAAAGATTTTAGTGTCAATCTGCTGAACCTTGTCTTCTTCAATTAGGTAGGAAAGTTCTTGAGCAACTTGGCTGGGATCCAGTTCCACGGGACGGGAAGACTCGAGGAGGGTCAGGGTCTGCTCCAGCAAATCACGGGCTTCCATATAGGTATCACCCGTATCCATACAACCTTGAAAGAGACTGTGGACAAGACCTGCACGAAAGCGCTCGGGAGCTTGGCTTTCGATGCCTAGTTCGGCGGCTAATTGGTCAGCAATGGTAAAGCCCAAGCCCTTGATATCTTCAACCAGTTGATAGGGATAGTTTTCGACAATATCCAGCGTTTCTTCCTTGTAAAAGTCTTGAATCTGAAAGGCTAGTTTATTAGGAATGCCGTAGTTGGCAAGTTTTGCCAAGACCATTTCTGTCCCATAGTTGAGACGGAGGGTAGAGACAAAAGCCTCACGGTTTTTGGCAGAGAGTCCAGCAATGCTTTCCAGCTTTTCAGGATGCTCCAGAATTTCGTCTATGGTATTTTCGCCATAGGTATCAACGATTTTCTGGGCAGTTTTGAGACCGATTCCCTTAAAATGACTGCTGGAAAAATACTTGACCAAGCCCTTGCTAGTGGGTTTTGCTCGCTCGTAACGACTGATTTGTAGCTGTTCACCATACTTGGAGTGCTGAACGATTTGCCCCCAAAAAGTGTAGTCTTCGCCCTCAATCACATCCGCCATGGTTCCTGTAACGATGATTTCAAAATCATCAAAGTCCTCCGCATTGGTATCTTGGATATCTAGGAGGAGGATGCGATAAAAATTACTGACATTTTCAAAAATAATGCGTTCAATGGTGCCTGAAAAATAAACTTCCATAGGTTTCCTTTTTGATAGAAAAAGAGCTGGGATAGAGCTCTCAGTTAGGCTTTCCTTGGATTTGGGGCTTGGTACAAGATATCGCCAAGTTGCAATCTAATCCTAAAAGGCTAACTCAAAAAGACTATCACAGCATCTGGTTGCTGGTTTTAAAAGATTCCGATACGGTTGAGTGGCCAGAAACGGAATTTGGCTTCCCCTTTGATTTGACTGGCCTTAAAGGTTCCAACATGGCGACTGTCGCTAGAAACCAAACGGTCATCTCCAAGGAGGAGGTACTCACCTTCAGGTACTGTAAAGCTGAAGCTGGTGTTGAAATTTACATCGACAGTAAAGGCCTGAGCCTTCTGAGCTAGACTTCTAAAATAAACACCCTTATCCCCTTCAAAGCCTTTCCCTGAATAGGCGCTTTGTAGTTTATCATTTTTAAACTGTTGGAGGTAGTCTGCTAGGTAAGGTTCATCGGTTTCTTGATTGTTGATAAAGAGCTTGTCGTTTTCGTAGCGAATGGTATCACCAGGCATGCCAATGACGCGTTTAACGATGTCTTTATTTCCATCATCCTCATGGGCAACTACAATATCAAAGCGGTTAATAGGGAGGTGTTTGACGACAAAGAGAATCTCTCCATCAGCTAGGGTCGGATCCATAGAGTGTCCTTCCACGCGGACATTGGTCCAGAGAAAGAGGCGACTGAGACCAACTACTATAACGATAAGGAACGAAAGTCCCCACTCTTTTAGAAATGTTTTAAAATAATTCATAACTTACCTTTCTAGCAGTGCTTTAGCTTTTTCAGTATTTTTAAAATGTAGTTTGGCACAGAAGTTGAGCCCTTTCATACCATAGGCTTGAAGGATTTTGCTAGCAACCTTATCAGATGCAGTTCCAGCGCCACTTGGCAGTTGATAGCCTAGTTCTCGTCCGAGATTTTCCAAGTTTTCGAGGAAGAGATCACGCGCGATGACGGAGCTAACCGCAACAGCCATGTATTTTCCCTCGGCTTTTTCTTCCAAGCTAATCTTGTTTGGGAAACGGTTGGCTTCTTGCGTCAAGTATTTGTCATAGTTTTTAGGACTTGTAAAAGCATCAATCACGATTTTTTCTGGCTGGACTCCTTTTTGGAGAAGAAGAAAGATAGCCTGATTGTGAAGGGCAACCTTTACAGAAACGGCATTGTAACGCTCTCCGATAACTTCATTATACTTGCTCGGTGAGAGAAGCAGTGCTTGATGCTGGATCTTTTCCTTGAGGATAGGGGCGATCTGACGAATCTTTTGGTCTGTCAGGGTCTTTGAATCTCCCACTCCGAGTTTTAGCAAGAAGTCATGCTGGTCTGGTATCACGAAGGAAGCCACGACAGCTAGCCCACCAAAGTAGGAACCATTTCCCACCTCGTCAGTCCCAATCATAGGAAAATCTTGTCCGCTCTTTTCTTGTTGAACTTGGTAGCCAAAGAAACTGGCGTACTGCTCAGCAGCTTCGCCTTGCAGGAGGACTTTTCCAGAAGTATAGATGGAAATCGTTGCTTGAGGCAGGCGCAAAAAGTAGCGGATATAGGGATTGTTACTAGGACTGAGAGCCTTCTGATACTGACTTAAAAAGCTCTGAATTTCTTGTTCACTTGGTGTGAGTGTGATACTTGCCATAGTCTCTATTGTACCATAAAAGCAAGGGAATTGGTAAAAACTGACAAAATTAGCGAAATTTGGTATAATATCGTGAGGTGAATTTTATGGCAAATCTAAATCGATATAAGTTTACATTCGGGAAAAAGACATTAACCTTGACAACCGAGCATGAAAACCTCTTTATGGAGGAAATTGCCAAGGTTGCGACTGAAAAATACCAAGCAATTAAAGACCAAATGCCTGGGGCAGATGATGAAACGATTGCCCTTCTTTTAGCGATTAACAGCCTATCGACGCAGCTTAGTCGTGAGATTGAGTTTGACGATAAGGAGCAGGAGCTTAAAGACCTTCGAAATAAGTTAGTGGCTGTTAAGCAAGAGCAGAGCAAGATTGAGGATTCCCTATGATTTCAATCCTTCTCTTGCTGGTTCTTGCTTGGGGCTTTTACATCGGCTACCGTAGAGGTTTGGTGCTGCAAGTTTATTATTTTCTCGTGGCAGTGATTTCAGCCTTTGTTGCTGGACAGTTTTATAAATCACTGGGAGATCACTTCCACTTGCTTGTCCCTTATGCCAATCCTCAGGAAGGACAGGGCACCTTTTTCTTCCCTTCAGACCAGCTTTTTCAGCTAGACAAGGTCTTTTATGCGGGTCTCGCCTACCTTCTAGTTTTCGGAATTTGTTACAGTATCGGACGTTTTATCGGTTTGTTCCTACACTTGATTCCAACTAAAAAGCTCGATGTCAAATGGTTCCGTATCGGAGCAGGCCTATTGTCGCTATTGGTAACCTTATTTGCCTTGCAAATGGCTCTAACCATTCTTGCAACTGTGCCTATGCCAGCTGTGCAAAATCCCCTTGAAAAGAGCGTAGTAGCCAAGCATATCATCCAAAGTGTCCCTTTTACGACAAACTTTATCAAACAACTCTGGGTGACAAATTTAATCGGATAAAAAGGGCGGGAGTTTTCCTAGCCCTTTGTTTACAGATTGGACGACTAGGCTTAAGTAAAGGCCAAAAATCTCTAGGCACTACAATCTTGTAAACAAATACACAAGGAAAGAATATGAATACAAAAATACTAGAAACCTTAGAATTTAATAAAATAAAAGCCTTGTTTGAACCTCATATCTTGACAGAACAAGGGCTAGAGGAGTTAAAAGGCTTGGCTCCAACTGCCAAAGCGGATAAGATTAAACAAGCCTTTACAGAGATGGAGGAAATGCAAGCCCTATTTGTGGAACAGCCTCACTTTACCATCCTAGCGACACGTGAAATCTCAGCTGTCTGCAAGCGTCTGGAGATGGGGGCGGATCTCAATATCGAGGAGTTCCTACTCCTCAAACGGGTCTTGCTTGCTAGCAGAGAGTTGCAAAGTTTTTATGCCAATCTCGAAAACGTACGCTTGGAACAGTTGGCGAGATGGTTTGAAAAACTGCATGATTTTCCACACTTGCAAGGGAGTCTCCAAGCCCTAAATGACGCAGGTTTTATCGAAAATTTCGCCAGCGAAGAATTAGCACGTATCCGTCGGAAAATCCATGATAGCGAGAGTCAAGTTCGAGATGTCTTGCAAGACTTACTTAAACAAAAAGCGCAGATGTTGACCGAAGGAATCATTGCTAGCAGAAATGGCCGTCAGGTTTTACCTGTCAAGAACACCTATCGTAACAAGATTGCGGGTGTTGTTCATGACATCTCTGCCAGCGGAAACACGGTCTATATCGAGCCACGTGAGGTCGTGAAACTGAGCGAAGAAATCGCTAGTTTGCGAGCAGACGAACGCTATGAGATGATTCGTATCCTACAGGAGCTCTCAGAACGCGTCCGCCCTCATGCGGCAGAGATTGCTAATGACGCTTGGATTATCGGCCATCTGGATCTGATTCGTGCCAAGGTGCGTTTCATTCAAGAAAGACAAGCAGTCGTTCCTCAACTTTCAGAGAATCAAGAAATTCAACTCCTTCATGTTCGCCATCCTTTGGTTAAAAATGCAGTCGCAAACGATGTACACTTCGGTAAGGAATTAACGGCCATTGTCATTACAGGTCCCAATACGGGTGGGAAGACCATCATGCTCAAAACCTTGGGCTTGACTCAACTTATGGCCCAGTCAGGCTTGCCCATTTTAGCAGACAAGGGAAGCCGTGTCGGTATTTTCGAAGAAATCTTCGCAGATATTGGGGATGAGCAGTCTATCGAGCAAAGCTTGTCTACCTTCTCCAGTCACATGACCAATATCGTAGATATTCTGGGCAAGGTCAACCAACACTCACTTTTATTACTAGATGAGCTTGGCGCAGGTACCGATCCGCAGGAAGGAGCAGCCCTTGCCATGGCCATTTTGGAGGATCTTCGTTTACGTCAGGTCAAGACTATGGCGACGACCCACTATCCAGAACTCAAGGCTTATGGTATCGAGACAGCCTTTGTGCAAAATGCCAGCATGGAGTTTGATACAGCCAGCTTGCGTCCGACCTATTGCTTCATGCAGGGAGTTCCTGGTCGAAGTAATGCCTTTGAAATTGCCAAACGCCTAGGACTGTCAGATGTCATCGTCGGGGATGCCAGTCAGCAGGTCAACCAAGATAATGATGTCAACCGCATCATTGAACAATTGGAAGAGCAAACACTGGAAAGTCGTAAACGCTTGGACAATATCCGTGAGGTGGAGCAAGAAAACCTTAAGATGAACCGAGCGCTCAAAAAACTCTACAATGAACTAAATCGTGAAAAGGAAACTGAGCTCAACAAGGCGCGTGAACAAGCTGCTGAAATTGTGGAACTAGCGCTAAGTGAGAGTGATCAGATACTGAAAAATCTTCACAGTAAGTCTCAGCTCAAGCCCCATGAAATCATTGAAGCCAAGGCTGAGCTGAAAAAACTGGCCCCTGAAAAAGTCGACTTGTCTAAAAACAAGGTCCTTCAAAAAGCCAAGAAAAAACGAGCTCCAAAGGTTGGAGATGATATCGTGGTTCTCAGTTATGGCCAACGTGGAACCTTGACCAATCAGCTTAAGGACGGCCGTTGGGAAGCCCAAGTCGGTTTGATCAAGATGACCTTGGAAGAGAAAGAATTTGACCTTGTTCAGGCCCAACAAGAAGCCCCAGTCAAGAAAAAACAAGTTAATGTCGTGAAACGTGCTTCTGGCCGTGGCCCGCAAGCAAGACTGGATCTCCGAGGCAAACGGTACGAAGAGGCTATGAATGAGCTGGACGCCTTTATCGACCAAGCCCTGCTCAATAACATGGCGCAAGTCGATATCATCCATGGTATCGGAACGGGAGTCATCCGTGAGGGCGTCACCAAATACCTACAAAGAAACAAGCATGTCAAGAGTTTTGGCTATGCCCCACAGAATGCTGGAGGCAGTGGCGCAACCATTGTGACCTTTAAAGGTTAGAAAAAGAGTGCTTCTCTTTATTTGAAAAAGAAGTGAAAATCCATCTTTTTCAAAAAATATATTGACAAAAGCTAACTTTTCTTATAAAATAATAAAAAATAAAATACCAACACCGAATGAAGTTTAATAGAAATGGAGAAAAGTTTGTTTTCCATGACTGTAAATGGACGGAACTCTGGAGAGACCGTAAAGGCACCGAAGGGGCAAGGCAGGCAACTGCTCAAACTCTCAGGTAAAAGGACAGAGCTAAGATAGACCGCTTTTAGGCATTTATCTAAGCATTCCAGAGTACATGTATCTTGCATGTGCTCTTTCTTTTGGGGTTGAAGGATAGGAGTAGGATATGTTAGAATTGCTAAAAGCGCTTGATGCTTTCGTTTGGGGGCCTCCCCTCTTGATCTTATTGGTCGGAACGGGTATCTATTTGACCATCCGACTAAGCCTTTTGCAGGTGGCTCGTCTTCCTAAGGCCTTTCAGTTGATCTTTACCAAGGATAAGGGGCACGGTGATGTGTCGAGCTTTGCTGCTCTCTGTACGGCTCTAGCAGCCACTGTTGGTACGGGAAATATCATCGGGGTCGCGACAGCCATTAAGGTTGGGGGACCAGGCGCTCTCTTTTGGATGTGGATGGCTGCCTTCTTTGGGATGGCAACCAAGTATGCAGAAGGTTTACTGGCTATCAAATACCGTAGCAAGGATGCAAACGGCGCTGTAGCTGGAGGGCCCATGCACTACATCCTTTTGGGAATGGGGGAAAAGTGGCGCCCCCTTGCTATCTTCTTTGCCCTAGCGGGTGTATTGGTAGCTCTTCTAGGGATTGGTACCTTCACCCAAGTCAATTCGATTACAGAATCCATTCAAAATACAGCTCAAGTTGAACCAGCTATCACAGCTCTCGTTTTGTCTGTTTTTGTAGCGATTGCAGTCTTTGGTGGCCTCAAATCCATTTCCAAGGTTTCAACAGCAGTTGTTCCTTTTATGGCTATTGTCTATATTTTGGGAACTCTTACAGTTATTCTCTTTAATATCGAGAAAATTCCAGCCACTCTTGCCCTAATCTTTACCTCTGCTTTCAGCCCTGTAGCTGCAGTAGGAGGATTTGCTGGTGCGACTATCCGTACTGCGATTCAAAATGGTGTGGCGAGAGGAGTCTTTTCTAACGAATCTGGTCTTGGTTCAGCTCCGATTGCAGCTGCTGCGGCTAAGACAAATGAGCCTGTTGAGCAAGGCTTGATTTCCATGACAGGAACCTTTATTGACACCCTCATTATCTGTACTCTGACAGGTTTGACCATCTTGGTAACTGGTGTTTGGAGTGGTGATTTGAACGGAGTAGCGCTTACTCAGTCAGCCTTTTCAACAGTTTTTTCACATTTTGGGCCTGCTCTTTTGACCATATTTCTGGTCCTCTTTGCCTTTACGACAATTCTCGGCTGGAATTACTACGGAGAGCGCTGTTTCGAGTTTCTCTTTGGCGTTCGTTTTATCTGGCTTTATCGAGTGGTCTTTGTACTCATGGTCTTGTTGGGAGGTTTTATCGAGTTGGACATGGTCTGGATTATTGCAGATATCGTCAATGCCTTGATGGCCTTGCCTAACTTGATTGCTCTTTTGGTTTTGTCGCCAGTAGTTGTTGCTGAGACTAAGAAGTATTTTAAGAACTAATCCAATCACACTTTTAGTGTGATTTTTTCATTTCATAAACATTTCCTATCATGGCAATTGAAAATATATATTATCCAAAGAAGAAATTCTATGATAGACTAAATGTCAATAAAATGAAAAGAGGTTTCTTATGACAAGATTTACCATCCATACAGTAGAATCAGCACCAGCAGAAGTGAAAGAAGTTCTGGAAACAGTACAAAAAGATAACAATGGCTATATTCCCAATCTGATCGGTCTCTTGGCCAATGCTCCTACCGCCCTAGAAGCCTATCGAACTGTCGGAGCCATCAACCGCCGCAATAGCCTAACCCCAGTTGAGAGGGAAGTGGTGCAAATCACGGCAGCTGTAACTAATGGTTGTGCTTTCTGCGTTGCAGGTCACACCGCCTTTTCGATCAAACAAATCCAGATGAATGATGATCTTCTCCAAGCCCTCCGCAACCGTACTCCAATCGAGACAGATCCAAAACTAGATACTCTAGCTAAGTTTACCTTGGCGGTCATCAATACCAAGGGTCGTGTAGGAGATGAAGCCTTGGCTGAATTCTTAGAAGCCGGCTATACACAACAAAATGCCTTGGACGTGGTTCTCGGTGTCAGCTTAGCCAGCCTTTGCAACTATGCCAACAACCTAGCCAATACGCCCATTAATCCAGAATTGCAACCTTATGCCTAGTTCGAATCATAAATAAAATGAAGGCTGATTTATCCAGTCTTCATTTTTCTATGCTATTTTAAAGGCTTTTATGCTATACTGATAATAATATGATTAACGGAGGTTGCCATGAAAAAACTCCCCTTGGTATTTTCTGGTTGTTTGTTAGGTTTGGCAGGTGCAGGAAACTTGATTGCGGATACTTGGCCTGTTCTTTCGCACCTATTTAGTTTGACTGGATTGGTCTTATGGATTTTCTTTCTGATTCTTCATCTTTTTAATTGGGAAGAAACCAAGAAAGAATTGACCAAGCCCCCTCTTTTATCTGGTATAGCTACCTTTCCTATGGCGGGGATGATTTTATCGACCTATGTCTTTCGTTTGTTCCCTCATCTTCCTTTGATATCACAAGGGCTCTGGTGGTTTTCCTTTCTCTTGGACCTCGCTTTAATCACTTACTTTACCATTAAATTTGCCTGTCCAGGCAAGAGAGTCAATGCGACTCCTAGCTGGACGGTGCTCTATGTGGGGATAGCAGTAGCTGCCTTGACCTATCCTCTGGTAGGCATCGTTGAAATTGCCAATACGACCTTGAGTTTTGGTTTTGTCTTGACTTTCTATCTTTATCCCCTTATTTATAGGGATTTAAAGAAAACTCCACTCCCAGTAGCCTTGCTTGGACAGGAAGGAATCTATTGTGCTCCCTTTTCCCTACTCTTGGCCTCACTAGTTCGAGTTGGAGGGGCAAGCTTGCCAACATGGCTCTTAATCGTCATGATTTTGGCGTCTCAATCTTTCTTTTTCTTCGTTTTGACTCGCTTGCCTAATATTTTAAAACAAGGCTTTCAACCAGCCTTCTCAGCCCTCACCTTCCCAACCATTATCACAGCTACCTCGCTCAAGATGGCTCAGGGAATTTTGAAACTTCCATTTCTGGATTATCTGGTGTTTGCTGAAACGGTTATATGCCTCACTATTTTACTCTTTGTCTTGAGTGGTTATCTGATTTGGTTACGAAAAAAGGTCTAGCTATTATCTAGCTAGGCCTTATTTTTTATGGTTTGATAACTTCAGCTCCACCCATGTATGGACGAAGTGCTTCTGGAATAGTTACAGAACCATCTGCATTTTGGTAGTTTTCAAGAATAGCAGCCACCGTACGTCCAACTGCAAGTCCAGAACCGTTCAAGGTGTGAAGGAGTTTAACCTTGCCATCGGCTTCATCACGGTAACGGATTTGAGCACGACGAGCTTGGAAATCTTCTGTATTTGAACAGCTTGAGATTTCACGGTAGGTATTTTGTGCTGGAATCCAAACTTCCAAATCGTAAGTCTTGGCAGCTGAGAAG
This window contains:
- a CDS encoding TDT family transporter — encoded protein: MKKLPLVFSGCLLGLAGAGNLIADTWPVLSHLFSLTGLVLWIFFLILHLFNWEETKKELTKPPLLSGIATFPMAGMILSTYVFRLFPHLPLISQGLWWFSFLLDLALITYFTIKFACPGKRVNATPSWTVLYVGIAVAALTYPLVGIVEIANTTLSFGFVLTFYLYPLIYRDLKKTPLPVALLGQEGIYCAPFSLLLASLVRVGGASLPTWLLIVMILASQSFFFFVLTRLPNILKQGFQPAFSALTFPTIITATSLKMAQGILKLPFLDYLVFAETVICLTILLFVLSGYLIWLRKKV